A stretch of Ipomoea triloba cultivar NCNSP0323 chromosome 11, ASM357664v1 DNA encodes these proteins:
- the LOC115996189 gene encoding trimethyltridecatetraene synthase-like: protein MEAPTATWIAYAAAWVSTIALLLLAKHLRRRRKLHLPPGPKPWPIIGNLNLIGSLPHQSIHDLSQKYGPIMQLQFGSFPVVVGSSAEMAKTFLKTLDINFVDRPKNVAGKHLTYNFSNVTWSQYGPYWRQARRMFITELFSAKRLDSYEHIRSHELKSMLHKLYNISSTHHPILLKNYLFTLNLNVISRMALGKSYLNESEGAIVSPGEFKKLIDEVFLLSGVLNIGDLIPWVDFLDLQGYIRQTKALNKKLDGFLEHVLDEHMSRRVVESDEKFVAKDMVDVLLQYTDDPNMEVKIERQGVKAFTLDLLAGGTESSTVTVEWAISELLKKPKVIKKATDELDRVIGQKRWVEEKDIPNLPYIQAIVKEAMRLHPVVPTLVPRLCREDCKVAGYDIPKGTRVLVSVWTIGRDPTLWDNPTEFIPDRFIGRDIDIKGCDFELLPFGAGRRMCPGYSLGFKVIQVTLANLLHGFNWKLPNDMIPEQLNMEEKFGLTTPKKIPLAVVIEPRLPMHVYSI from the exons ATGGAGGCCCCTACTGCAACTTGGATTGCCTATGCAGCAGCCTGGGTGTCAACCATTGCACTTCTCCTCCTCGCTAAACATCTCCGGCGGCGGAGAAAACTTCATCTACCGCCTGGCCCAAAACCATGGCCGATCATCGGAAACCTGAACCTCATCGGAAGCCTCCCTCACCAGTCCATCCACGATTTGTCGCAGAAATACGGCCCCATCATGCAGCTCCAGTTTGGGTCCTTCCCGGTGGTCGTCGGATCTTCCGCAGAAATGGCCAAAACCTTCCTCAAAACCTTGGACATTAACTTCGTCGACAG ACCCAAAAATGTTGCCGGAAAGCACCTAACGTACAACTTTTCCAACGTCACATGGTCACAATACGGTCCATACTGGCGCCAAGCACGGCGAATGTTCATCACGGAGCTATTCAGTGCCAAGCGCCTCGACTCTTACGAGCACATTCGCTCCCATGAATTGAAATCAATGCTCCACAAACTGTACAACATATCCTCAACCCACCACCCCATTCTCTTGAAAAACTACCTATTCACCTTGAACTTAAACGTGATCAGCCGGATGGCGCTCGGAAAGAGTTACCTGAATGAGTCAGAGGGAGCAATTGTGAGCCCCGGAGAATTCAAGAAGTTGATAGACGAGGTGTTCTTGCTCAGCGGGGTGTTGAACATCGGGGATTTGATCCCGTGGGTCGATTTCTTGGACTTGCAGGGGTATATTAGGCAGACCAAGGCGTTGAACAAGAAGTTGGATGGGTTTTTGGAGCATGTTCTTGATGAGCATATGAGTAGGAGGGTGGTAGAGAGTGATGAAAAGTTTGTGGCTAAGGATATGGTGGACGTTTTGCTCCAATATACTGATGATCCTAACATGGAAGTCAAAATTGAGAGGCAAGGAGTAAAGGCCTTCACCCTG GATCTCTTGGCTGGTGGGACAGAGAGCTCTACAGTGACAGTGGAATGGGCAATTTCTGAGCTCCTAAAGAAGCCAAAGGTGATAAAGAAGGCAACAGATGAACTAGACCGTGTGATTGGGCAGAAGAGATGGGTAGAAGAGAAGGATATACCAAATCTTCCATACATCCAGGCAATAGTTAAGGAGGCAATGAGATTGCATCCTGTGGTGCCCACGTTGGTGCCACGCCTTTGCCGTGAGGACTGCAAGGTCGCTGGCTATGACATTCCAAAGGGCACTCGAGTACTAGTGAGTGTCTGGACAATTGGAAGAGATCCGACGCTGTGGGACAATCCAACTGAGTTCATTCCTGATAGGTTTATTGGAAGGGATATTGATATTAAAGGATGCGATTTCGAACTCTTACCATTTGGTGCAGGGAGAAGAATGTGCCCGGGCTATAGTCTTGGGTTTAAGGTAATTCAAGTTACCTTGGCTAATCTGTTACATGGGTTTAATTGGAAATTGCCAAATGATATGATTCCGGAGCAGCTCAACATGGAAGAGAAGTTTGGGCTTACTACACCAAAGAAAATCCCACTTGCCGTTGTCATTGAGCCCAGGCTTCCAATGCATGTTTATTCTATTTAA
- the LOC115997202 gene encoding trimethyltridecatetraene synthase-like → MEAPTWFAYAAAWLSTIALILLAKHLRRRKLHLPPGPKPWPIIGNLNLIGTLPHRSIHDLSQKYGPIMQLQFGSFPVVVGSSVEMAKTFLKTMDINFVDRPKTAAGKYTTYNYSDITWSPYGPYWRQARRMCLMELFSAKRLDSYEYIRSQELKSILGELYTASSAHKPILLKDYLSTLSLNVISRMVLGKSYLNESEGAIVSPNEFKKMLDELFLLNGVLNIGDSIPWIDFLDLQGYIKRMKALSKKFDRFLEHVVDEHNARRVAEGDGFVAKDMVDLLLQLADDPSLEVKLERHGVKGFTQDMLAGGTESSAVTVEWAISELLKKPEVIKKATDELDRVIGQKRWVEEKDMPNLPYIQAIVKETMRLHPVAPMLVPRLCREDCKVAGYDIPKGTRVLVSVWTIARDPALWDNPDEFIPDRFIGKEIDVKGCDYELLPFGAGRRMCPGYSLGLKVIQASLANLLHGFNWKLPNDVTPEKLNMEEIFGLSTPKKFPLTTVIEPRLPMRVYSSV, encoded by the exons ATGGAGGCCCCAACTTGGTTTGCCTATGCAGCAGCCTGGCTGTCAACCATTGCTCTTATCCTCCTCGCCAAACATCTCCGCCGGAGAAAACTTCATCTACCGCCGGGTCCAAAGCCATGGCCGATCATCGGAAACTTGAACCTCATCGGAACCCTCCCTCACCGGTCCATCCACGATTTGTCGCAGAAATACGGCCCCATCATGCAGCTCCAATTTGGGTCTTTCCCGGTGGTGGTGGGGTCCTCCGTGGAAATGGCCAAGACTTTCCTCAAAACCATGGACATCAACTTTGTTGACAG GCCCAAAACGGCGGCAGGGAAGTACACAACGTATAATTATTCCGATATTACTTGGTCCCCGTACGGGCCGTACTGGCGGCAGGCGCGGCGAATGTGTCTCATGGAGCTATTCAGCGCCAAGAGACTTGACTCATACGAGTATATCCGATCCCAGGAATTGAAATCTATCCTGGGCGAGCTCTACACCGCATCCTCTGCCCACAAACCGATTCTCTTGAAGGACTACTTGTCCACGCTGAGCTTGAACGTGATTAGCCGGATGGTGCTCGGAAAGAGTTACCTGAATGAGTCGGAGGGAGCGATTGTGAGCCCCAATGAGTTCAAGAAGATGTTAGACGAGCTGTTCTTGCTCAACGGGGTGTTGAACATCGGGGATTCGATCCCCTGGATCGATTTCTTGGACCTGCAAGGGTACATTAAGAGGATGAAGGCATTGAGCAAGAAGTTTGATAGGTTTTTGGAGCATGTTGTTGATGAGCATAATGCTAGGAGAGTGGCAGAGGGGGATGGTTTTGTGGCTAAGGATATGGTGGATCTTCTGCTCCAATTGGCTGATGATCCTAGCCTGGAAGTCAAGCTTGAGAGGCATGGAGTTAAAGGTTTCACCCAG GACATGTTAGCTGGTGGAACAGAGAGCTCTGCTGTGACAGTGGAATGGGCAATTTCTGAACTCCTAAAGAAGCCAGAGGTAATCAAGAAGGCAACAGATGAACTAGACCGCGTGATAGGTCAAAAGAGATGGGTAGAAGAGAAGGACATGCCAAATCTTCCATACATTCAGGCAATAGTTAAAGAGACGATGAGATTGCACCCGGTGGCGCCGATGCTGGTGCCACGCCTTTGCCGCGAGGACTGCAAGGTTGCTGGCTATGACATTCCGAAAGGGACTCGAGTCTTGGTCAGCGTTTGGACCATCGCAAGAGACCCGGCATTATGGGACAACCCAGATGAGTTCATTCCTGATAGGTTCATTGGAAAGGAGATTGATGTGAAAGGGTGCGATTATGAGCTTTTACCATTTGGTGCGGGGAGAAGAATGTGTCCAGGCTATAGTCTCGGCCTCAAAGTCATTCAGGCTAGCTTGGCTAACCTCTTGCATGGGTTTAATTGGAAATTGCCAAATGATGTGACTCCAGAGAAACTCAACATGGAAGAGATCTTTGGACTTTctacaccaaaaaaattccCACTAACCACCGTCATCGAGCCAAGGCTTCCGATGCGTGTCTACTCTTCTGTCTAG